The Methylocella tundrae genome contains the following window.
TGTTTCGCGCGTCCTGGCCGGACGAGACGATTTTACGCGGAACGCTCGCAACGATCGCCAAACAGCTCGCCGCCGCGCCGATGGAGCGCACCGCTTTGATCTTCGTCGGCGAGGTTCTTAAGGCGCGCGATTTCCGCGAGAGCGCGCTCTACGACAAGGATTATCAGCGCCGCTTTCGCGGGGGAGAGCGATGAGCTTTCCGCGCGGCCTTCTGATCGCCGCGCCGCGCTCCGGCAGCGGCAAGACCGTGCTGACCCTTGGTCTGATGCGCGCCTTCAGGAACAAGGGCCTTGCCGTCGGCGCCGCCAAATGCGGGCCGGATTATATTGATCCGGCCTTCCACGCCGCCGCCACCGGGCAAAACAGCGTCAATCTCGACAGCTGGGCGATGGCCCCCCCGCTTCTGTGCGCCCTCGCCGGCGCCGCCAGCCTGACAAAGGATGGCGAGCCTTGCGATCTTGTGCTCTGCGAGGGCTCGATGGGGCTTTTCGACGGCGTCATCGCGCCGCCCGGGCGCAGCGGAGCATCGGCGGACGTCGCGGCGGCGCTCGGCTGGCCGGTTCTCCTCTGCGTCGACGTAAGCGGCCAGGCGCAATCGGCCGCCGCCGTGGTCAAGGGCTGCGCGACCTATGATTCGCGTATTAACATCGCCGGCGTCGTTTTGAACCGCGTCGCCAGCGAGCGCCACCGAAGGCTCGCGGCGCAAGCGATTGCAGCGCTGGGCGTTCCCGTCCTCGGCGCCCTGCCGCGAACGACAAAAATCGACTTGCCGGAACGTCATCTCGGACTCGTTCAGGCGGAGGAAATCGCGGGTCTCGACGCCCTGCTTGACGCCATCGCGGCCTTCGTCGGCGCGCATTGCGATCTCAACGCCATTGGCGCGTCGGCCCGCGCGGGATCTTTTCCCGAGCAGGCGCCGGTCGCCGCTCTGCGCCCGCCAGCGCAGCGCATCGCCATCGCGCGGGATATCGCATTTTCTTTTCTCTATCCGCATATTCTGGAGGGCTGGCGCAGGCTCGGCGCGGAACTCAGCTTCTTTTCGCCTCTGGCCGATGAGGCGCCTCCCCCTGACTGCGACCTCTGCTGGCTTCCCGGCGGCTATCCCGAGCTTCATGCCGGCAAGCTCGCCGCCTCCGGCCAGTTTCTCGCGGGGCTCCGCCGATTTGCCTTGACGAGGCCGGTGCATGGCGAATGCGGCGGCTATATGGTGCTGGGCCAGAGCCTCATCGACAAAGCCGGCGAGGCTCACGCGATGGCAGGGCTGCTGTCTCAAAGCTTCAGCTTTGCAGAACGCAAACTGAATCTTGGCTATCGGGACGCGCGGCTGGCCGCCGCCCACCCGCTTGGCGCCGCTGGATCGAGCCTGCGCGGCCATGAATTTCATTATGCGACGACATTGGCCGCCAGCGAGACCGACGCCCCCTTCGCTCTGGTTCGGGACGCGCATGGCGGCGCCGAACGCATGGAAGGCGGCCGGCGCGGGCAAACGAGCGGCAGTTTCTTTCACATCATCGCCGCCGCATAGATCGCGCCGGAGCATTTGTGCGGCTGCGACTTCTCGCCGCCGCACCGGCTGAAACGGTCAAGTCGGGAGGCGCCCCGGGGCGGACGGCAAAATGCTGCACTTGCGAAATTACTCGGGCGCAGGCATATATGGATGACGAGAGAAGGCCGATCCACGCCAATTCGACGTAGTTCGAAACCGAGCAGGAATAGCGCCGCGGGTGTTGTCGAAAGGCCGATCGGCCCCGCGACAGCCCGCTCTGTCATGCTCACGGCATCTTCTCTGTCAATCTTAACGAACAATCAAGCCAAAGCGCTGAAGACGCCGCTTGATTGGCGCCGCTGCGTGACCCTGTTCGCGGCGCGGCTGAAAATAAAAGGTCAATGAGGCCCAACTTCATGAACAAGCCGATCAGACGGTCAGACCGTCAACATACGATCAAGCTCCCGGACGGTGAGCTGTTTCAGCTTCGCTACGTGCGTCCCGACGACGGGGCGCGTCTCGAAGAGATGTTTTCCCATGCCTCGCCGGAGGACATTCATTTCCGCTGCCTCGGCGCCGTGCATGATTTCGCCGGTAAAATGGCCGAAAAATTCACAAGCCTTGATCCGGAAACGGAGGCGGCCATCATCGCGACAACCCTGCCGGAGTCGGGCCCCGAGGAAATCTTCGGCATCGTGCACATCGCACAAGAGCATGCAGATTCCGAAACGGCCGAATATGACATTATGGTGCGCTCCGACTTCAAGGCGCACGGCCTCGGATATCAGCTCATGACCGAAATCCTTCTCTGCGCGAGACGGCGCGGGCTGAAGGCGGTCACGGGGACCATTTCCGCGGACAACTTCAAGATGCTGCAAATGGTGGCCGAGCACGGCTTCCGTTCGCGGCGGACCGAAGACAACGCCGTCGAGGTCCGCGTCGATTTCGCCGAACTCGACGCGCGCCTCGAAGCTGAACTTTCGGGAAGCTGAGGGCGCCCCCGGCGGCTCGCGCTCCGTGTTTCGATGGATGCATTGACGCAGGCGTGCGTTGACAGGCGCCCCGGCGATCAACTCTAGTCAAATGGTCAGGACGCCGGAGCAGGATCGAAGAGGAATATTGATCAGGCTCACTGCGTCCTGCGTTTGACGCGTGACTTTGTTCGAGAGGCTTGTCTCTCCTGCGGGTTCGTGTTTCCAGGGATCTGCATGAGAGACGACGAAGCCAATCGCTTTTCAGCTCGCGCGGCGCGCTACGCCCGCGTCGGCGCGAATGTCGGAGGGGTCGCCGCGCGCATCGCCGGGGCGCGCCTCATCGGTTCGCGCGGCGGCGACGCCGGCAACGCGGCCGCCCTGGCGCGAGCGCTCGGCGGTCTCAAGGGTCCAATGATGAAGGTCGCCCAGATGATGGCGACCATCCCGGACGTGCTCCCGCCCGAATATGCAGACGAACTGCAAAAGCTGCAGAGCGATGCGCCGTCGATGGGCGCGGCTTTCGTCAAGCGGCGGATGCAGGCCGAACTCGGGCCGGACTGGCGGGAGCGTTTCAAAAGCTTCGAGCTGCACCCCGCGGCCGCGGCCTCGCTCGGTCAGGTCCATCGGGCCGTCGCCGAGGATGACGCTCCGCTCGCCTGCAAGCTGCAATACCCCGATATGAAATCGGCCGTCGAGGCCGACCTCAGCCAGCTCGAAGTCTTGTTCGCGGTGCACCGGCGTCTCAACCCCGTCATCGACACGCGGGAAATGACGCAGGAGATCGGCGAGCGCGTCCGCGAGGAGCTCGACTATGAGCGCGAGGCGAAGCATGCGGCGCTCTACGCCGGCATTCTCGCGCATTTCGACGACATTCGCGTGCCGCGCATCCGCAGCGACCTTTCGACTGCGCGCCTTCTCACGATGGATTGGCTCGAAGGCGGCAAATTACTCAGTTTTACCGGAGCGGACGAGGCCGCGCGGGCGCGCATCGCGGCGGCGATGTTCAAGGCCTGGTGGATTCCGTTCAGCCAGTTCGGCGTCATCCACGGCGATCCGCACCTTGGCAATTATACGGTTTTCAACGAGCGCGGGCATTCGGCGGATGATGTCGCAAGCGCGGCAGGCATTAACCTGCTGGATTATGGCTGTGTCCGCATTTTCACGCCAAAATTCGTCGGCGGCGTGGTGGATCTCTATGAGGGCCTGCTCCACAATGATTTTCCGCGCACATTCCATGCCTATGAGACCTGGGGATTTCAGGGACTGACCAAAGAGTTGGCCGAGATCTTGAA
Protein-coding sequences here:
- a CDS encoding cobyrinate a,c-diamide synthase; this encodes MSFPRGLLIAAPRSGSGKTVLTLGLMRAFRNKGLAVGAAKCGPDYIDPAFHAAATGQNSVNLDSWAMAPPLLCALAGAASLTKDGEPCDLVLCEGSMGLFDGVIAPPGRSGASADVAAALGWPVLLCVDVSGQAQSAAAVVKGCATYDSRINIAGVVLNRVASERHRRLAAQAIAALGVPVLGALPRTTKIDLPERHLGLVQAEEIAGLDALLDAIAAFVGAHCDLNAIGASARAGSFPEQAPVAALRPPAQRIAIARDIAFSFLYPHILEGWRRLGAELSFFSPLADEAPPPDCDLCWLPGGYPELHAGKLAASGQFLAGLRRFALTRPVHGECGGYMVLGQSLIDKAGEAHAMAGLLSQSFSFAERKLNLGYRDARLAAAHPLGAAGSSLRGHEFHYATTLAASETDAPFALVRDAHGGAERMEGGRRGQTSGSFFHIIAAA
- a CDS encoding GNAT family N-acetyltransferase; the encoded protein is MNKPIRRSDRQHTIKLPDGELFQLRYVRPDDGARLEEMFSHASPEDIHFRCLGAVHDFAGKMAEKFTSLDPETEAAIIATTLPESGPEEIFGIVHIAQEHADSETAEYDIMVRSDFKAHGLGYQLMTEILLCARRRGLKAVTGTISADNFKMLQMVAEHGFRSRRTEDNAVEVRVDFAELDARLEAELSGS
- a CDS encoding ABC1 kinase family protein; translation: MRDDEANRFSARAARYARVGANVGGVAARIAGARLIGSRGGDAGNAAALARALGGLKGPMMKVAQMMATIPDVLPPEYADELQKLQSDAPSMGAAFVKRRMQAELGPDWRERFKSFELHPAAAASLGQVHRAVAEDDAPLACKLQYPDMKSAVEADLSQLEVLFAVHRRLNPVIDTREMTQEIGERVREELDYEREAKHAALYAGILAHFDDIRVPRIRSDLSTARLLTMDWLEGGKLLSFTGADEAARARIAAAMFKAWWIPFSQFGVIHGDPHLGNYTVFNERGHSADDVASAAGINLLDYGCVRIFTPKFVGGVVDLYEGLLHNDFPRTFHAYETWGFQGLTKELAEILNIWARFIYGPLLDDRVRTVADGVAPAQYGRKQAFLVHQALKKNGPVRVPREFVFMDRAAIGLGGAFLHLDARLNFHRMFNEAIGVFSAEALRERQTAALAAVGLASPD